One Gadus morhua chromosome 1, gadMor3.0, whole genome shotgun sequence DNA segment encodes these proteins:
- the LOC115549644 gene encoding deoxynucleoside triphosphate triphosphohydrolase SAMHD1-like: MAGPEDTDIECMEAAYKVFNDPIHGHIALHPLLVKIIDTPQFQRLRNIKQLGGAYYVFPGASHNRFEHSIGVGYLAGKLAKSLQNKQPGLNITKRDILCVQIAGLCHDLGHGPFSHLFDKKFIPKARPDLKEDKKWTHEKASLDMLNHLITVNNLKPVMKGYRLELPVDLFFIEELIIGKRTYPHDPKKQLEHGGRKPEKYFLYEIVSNKRNSIDVDKWDYFARDCHHLGIKNNFDHDRFIKFARVCEVDKEKDAEEKLICTRDKGKFARVTDEDKKKEAEGRQICTRDKEVGNVYDFFQTRNCLHRRAYKHKVSNIVETMITEAFVLADQHLQFKGSDGKMFTMSTAIEDMVAYTKLTDNVFEQILVSTLEELALARAILENILNRRLYKCVGQFYTKKKINDTEEAIGMQLAGDEDINLTPNDLIVNVTKMNYGMGKKNPIDHVRFYRKSAPNRAFKIPRGQVSTLIPGHFQEWLIQVYCKRTDKESLGTARERFERWCNAQNEQEEQEANEGPN; the protein is encoded by the exons ATGGCAGG ACCTGAAGATACCGACATTGAATGTATGGAGGCAGCATACAAA GTCTTTAATGACCCCATCCACGGACACATTGCACTCCACCCTCTTCTGGTCAAAATCATAGACACACCTCAATTCCAAAGACTGAGGAACATCAAGCAGCTCGGAGGGGCATACTACGTTTTCCCCGGAGCATCTCATAATCGCTTTGAGCATTCcattgg AGTTGGGTACCTGGCTGGAAAGCTTGCAAAATCTCTGCAAAATAAACAGCCTGGACTGAATATCACTAAGAGAGACATCCTCTGTGTGCAAATCGCTGGCCTCTGCCATGATCTGG gacACGGACCTTTCTCTCATCTGTTTGATAAGAAGTTCATTCCTAAAGCACGTCCAGATTTGAAAGAGGACAAAAAATGGACG CACGAGAAGGCATCGCTAGACATGTTAAACCATCTGATTACTGTTAACAACCTGAAGCCGGTGATGAAGGGCTACAGGCTGGAGCTGCCAGTGGACCTCTTCTTCATCGAGGAGCTGATCATTGGGAAAAGGACCTACCCTCATGATCCAAAAAAACAG TTGGAACACGGAGGCCGTAAACCAGAGAAGTATTTTCTGTATGAGATTGTGTCCAACAAAAGGAACAGCATCGATGTGGACAAATGGGATTACTTTGCGAG AGACTGCCATCACCTGGGCATCAAGAATAACTTTGACCACGACCGCTTCATCAAGTTCGCCAGGGTGTGTGAGGTGGACAAAGAAAAAGACGCAGAGGAGAAGCTAATCTGTACCAGAGACAAGGGCAAGTTCGCCAGGGTGACTGAtgaggacaaaaaaaaagaagcagaggGGAGGCAAATCTGTACCAGAGACAAG GAAGTGGGCAATGTGTATGACTTCTTTCAAACAAGAAACTGTCTCCACAGAAGAGCCTACAAGCACAAAGTATCAAACATTGTTGAGACCAT GATCACAGAGGCCTTCGTATTGGCGGACCAACACCTCCAATTCAAGGGGTCAGATGGGAAAATGTTCACAATGTCCACAGCTATAGAGGACATGGTGGCATACACCAAGTTGACTG ACAATGTCTTCGAACAGATCCTCGTTTCTACCTTAGAGGAGCTGGCTTTGGCCAGGGCGATCCTAGAGAACATCCTTAACCGTCGCCTCTACAAGTGTGTGGGCCAGTTCTATACAAAGAAGAAAATCAACGATAcagag GAGGCAATTGGTATGCAGTTGGCAGGTGACGAGGACATTAACCTGACCCCAAACGACCTCATTGTCAAT GTTACCAAGATGAACTATGGCATGGGGAAGAAGAATCCCATCGATCACGTACGTTTTTACCGCAAGAGTGCACCCAACAGGGCCTTCAAGATCCCCAGGGGCCAG GTGTCCACGCTCATCCCAGGACACTTTCAGGAGTGGTTGATCCAGGTCTACTGTAAGAGGACTGATAAGGAGAGCCTGGGGACGGCCAGGGAGCGCTTTGAACGGTGGTGCAACGCTCAG AATGAACAAGAAGAGCAGGAAGCCAATGAAGGCCCAAACTAA